One region of Coregonus clupeaformis isolate EN_2021a chromosome 31, ASM2061545v1, whole genome shotgun sequence genomic DNA includes:
- the LOC121547228 gene encoding protein FAM234A produces the protein MMEPTDHATEADPLKREVEGGGAAPPAQTKKKLGLAKLSHWRTAAFFLSLFLCLILVFAFSFIIPCPVRPQYLTFWNRSFPQAATYDFLAIEDASKDKVMDVLFVLKDSEGSQNISCFDAGLDTPCVFVSAVAGTNGETLWERPLAPEFHWAHCGLDGLGEMDRGCLLSHSNQLTAIDKYTGVVTWSWPQPPNLSSTLPVLSVPDLDGDGVSDVALVAPSPTQTQLAILSGKTGVQIGSEVVLDTAESAMHLLHSTGKGSHYVLLQKDSGLYGLALWRIAAQAKAGMEKGLKKDKHWESKANDSSGLVPIYESGSLRHVLMTGKAEGLSNLLLVTGGSVELMDGNSLNSLWRVNISTILSEPSFGHFNKDGTPDIVIEEEIGNGIKRVVILDGNTGGTLWEVILLASPNSPKPASVNTINSFSVFMFWGVMPSEANSTSDLSKERHSYMMHPLYSTVLLEKSNIIDHIIAFKATLLERGRHACYILLTGPEGEGAEGTVVLSKRKLKQDVPDSRVLRMGSMSSKDTNEDIKEAFQRLRFSDE, from the exons ATGATGGAGCCAACAGATCATGCCACAGAAGCCGACCCTCTGAAGAGGGAGGTTGAGGGTGGTGGAGCAGCACCACCAGCTCAGACCAAGAAGAAGTTGGGTCTGGCCAAGTTGTCCCACTGGAGGACGGCTgccttcttcctctccctcttcctctgcctCATCCTAGTCTTCGCCTTCTCTTTCATCATCCCCTGTCCCGTCCGGCCACAATATCTCACCTTCTGGAACCGCTCCTTCCCCCAAGCAG CCACCTATGATTTCCTGGCCATAGAGGATGCAAGCAAAGACAAAGTGATGGATGTGCTGTTTGTCCTGAAGGACTCGGAGGGcagtcagaacatcagctgttttGACGCAG GTCTGGACACaccttgtgtgtttgtgtcggcGGTAGCAGGGACCAACGGCGAGACTCTGTGGGAGCGGCCCTTGGCCCCTGAGTTCCACTGGGCCCATTGTGGTCTGGACGGGctgggagagatggacagaggcTGCCTGCTGTCCCATTCCAACCAGCTCACTGCTATCGACAAATACACTG GAGTGGTGACGTGGTCGTGGCCCCAGCCTCCCAACCTGAGCAGCACCCTACCAGTCCTCAGTGTCCCAGACCTGGATGGGGATGGGGTCAGCGACGTGGCTCTGGTGGCCCCCAGCCCAACGCAG ACACAGCTGGCGATCCTCTCAGGAAAGACGGGTGTCCAGATTGGCTCAGAGGTGGTTCTGGACACAGCTGAGAGTGCCATGCATCTCCTCCACTCCACAGGGAAAGGCTCCCACTATGTACTGCTGCAGAAAG aCTCAGGGTTGTATGGCCTGGCCCTGTGGAGGATTGCAGCCCAGGCTAAGGCAGGCATGGAGAAAGGCCTCAAGAAGGACAAGCACTGGGAGAGCAAAGCCAATGACTCCTCTGGCCTTGTACCAATCTATGA GTCTGGGTCATTGAGACATGTGTTGATGACAGGAAAGGCAGAGGGTCTCTCCAACCTGCTACTGGTCACTGGGGGCAGTGTGGAGCTGATGGATGGCAACAGTCTCAACTCACTGTGGAGGGTCAACATCAGCACAATCCTCAG TGAGCCTTCATTTGGCCACTTTAACAAAGATGGGACACCAGACATAGTGATCGAGGAGGAAATTGGTAACGGCATTAAAAGG GTGGTGATCCTGGATGGAAACACTGGGGGAACGCTATGGGAGGTCATCCTACTGGCCAGTCCCAACTCACCCAAGCCAGCTTCGGTCAACACCATCAACTCCTTCTCTGTGTTCATGTTCTGGGGGGTGATGCCTTCAGAGGCCAATTCCACA AGCGATTTGAGTAAGGAGCGGCACTCCTACATGATGCACCCCCTCTACTCCACAGTTCTCCTGGAGAAGAGCAACATCATAGACCACATCATCGCATTTAAAG CCACCCTGTTGGAGCGGGGGCGTCACGCCTGCTACATCCTGCTTACGGGGCCCGAGGGGGAGGGGGCCGAGGGTACGGTGGTCCTCAGCAAGCGCAAGCTGAAACAAGACGTCCCCGACAGCCGGGTCCTCCGAATGGGCTCCATGAGCAGCAAAGACACTAACGAGGACATCAAAGAGGCCTTCCAGAGACTGCGCTTCAGTGACGAGTGA